Proteins from a genomic interval of Kitasatospora kifunensis:
- a CDS encoding SDR family oxidoreductase — protein sequence MPQQIAVVTGAGTGVGRAVALELAAAGWQLALAGRRAEPLHETAALAGVPAAVIPTDVTDPAAVAALFAEVADRYGRLDLLFNNAGSFGAAVPLEDLSYQDWRAVLDLNVTGAFLCAQAAFRQLKEQRPQGGRIINNGSISAHVPRPQSIAYTASKHAVTGLTKSLSLDGRPYRIACGQIDIGNAATDMTAAMGLGVRQADGRIAPEPTMDVADVARTVRHMAELPLEANIQFATVLATTMPYVGRG from the coding sequence ATGCCGCAGCAGATCGCCGTCGTCACCGGGGCCGGCACCGGGGTGGGCCGGGCCGTCGCACTCGAACTCGCCGCGGCCGGCTGGCAGCTCGCGCTCGCCGGACGGCGCGCCGAACCGCTGCACGAGACCGCGGCGCTGGCCGGGGTGCCCGCCGCGGTGATCCCGACCGACGTCACCGACCCGGCCGCGGTGGCCGCGCTCTTCGCCGAGGTGGCCGACCGCTACGGGCGACTGGACCTGCTCTTCAACAACGCCGGGAGCTTCGGCGCGGCCGTCCCGCTCGAGGACCTCTCCTACCAGGACTGGCGTGCGGTGCTCGACCTCAACGTGACCGGCGCCTTCCTCTGCGCGCAGGCCGCCTTCCGGCAGCTGAAGGAGCAGCGGCCGCAGGGCGGGCGGATCATCAACAACGGCTCGATCTCCGCACACGTGCCGCGCCCGCAGAGCATCGCCTACACCGCGAGCAAGCACGCGGTCACCGGACTGACCAAGTCGCTCTCGCTGGACGGACGGCCGTACCGGATCGCCTGCGGCCAGATCGACATCGGCAACGCGGCCACCGACATGACCGCCGCGATGGGTCTTGGGGTGCGCCAGGCCGACGGCCGGATCGCGCCCGAGCCCACCATGGACGTGGCGGACGTGGCCCGCACCGTGCGGCACATGGCGGAGCTGCCACTGGAGGCCAACATCCAGTTCGCCACGGTGCTGGCCACCACCATGCCGTACGTCGGGCGCGGCTAG
- a CDS encoding P-II family nitrogen regulator, with amino-acid sequence MKLITAVLKPYKLDEVKAALHDLGVRGLTVTEVSGYGRQRGHTEVYRGAEYQVDLVPKVRLEVVVADDDVESAVEALVLAARTGKIGDGKVWVVPVDTLVRVRTGERGPDAL; translated from the coding sequence ATGAAGCTGATCACCGCCGTCCTCAAGCCCTACAAGCTGGACGAGGTCAAGGCCGCGCTGCACGACCTCGGGGTGCGCGGGCTGACCGTCACCGAGGTCAGCGGCTACGGCCGGCAGCGCGGGCACACCGAGGTGTACCGGGGCGCGGAGTACCAGGTCGACCTGGTCCCCAAGGTGCGCCTTGAGGTGGTGGTGGCCGACGACGACGTCGAGTCCGCGGTCGAGGCGCTGGTGCTGGCCGCCCGCACCGGGAAGATCGGCGACGGCAAGGTCTGGGTGGTCCCGGTGGACACGCTGGTCCGGGTGCGCACCGGAGAACGCGGGCCGGACGCCCTCTGA